TGCATCCTCAATAAATGTGACAAAATACCTATTGCCAACCAAGGACTCCACCTCAATGGGTCCACAAACATTAGAGTAAACCAACTCAAGAGGATTAGATTTCTTTCAAGaagatttagaaaaaaaaactatatgtTGCTTGCCAAAAAGACAATGATCACAAGGATTTAGAGTTTTACCTTTGGCAAAGGGAATGAGAGACATCTTTGCTAAAATTTGCAATCCCTTCTCACTCATGTGAGCCAACCTCTTGTGCCACAACCTTGGAGACGACTCATCTTCGGTGACATACGAGTCATCTCTACACACCTTCATATGTGGCTTGTAAAGAGTGCAATAACGCTTTGTTTTAGCTACCACAAGTGACCTTTTGGTATTCCATCTTTAATCACCAAAGCAATTCACATAATCTTGCCTATCCAAGGCATTCACAAAAATAAGATTAAGGCGCAAATCAGAAACATGGCGCACATCCTTCAAAGTCAAAGTACACCCGACATTGGTTTGAATGCAAACATCACCAATTTCCACAATCTTCGAATAACTCTTATTGCCCATCTTCACATTTCCAAGGTCTCCTTTCTTGTATGAAGTGAAGAACTCATTATTAGGAGTAGAATGGTAGGAAGCTCCCATGTCAACAACTTCTTCACCAGCATGTATACATTCATTCTCTTCATAAGAAAGAACCTCTACTTCTTCACTTGAGCAAGTAATTGTTGTACTCTTGTCATCTTCTTTCTTATGTGTATTAGTCTCCTTTTGTTGTGCCTTTCATACAtagcaattttttttcatataccCCATCTTACACAATGAATACATTTGCCCTTTTCACCAAACATTTCTCTAGACTGAGATCTTTCCTTAGATTTACCGCAAGCTTTGTGTTCTCTACTCTTGCTTCTAAGAGCTTGTGCATTATCTATACCCGCTGACTTGCTTCTTGTTTCTTCATTGAACAAGCTACTAGTAACTTGACTCATTGACAATACACCACCCGGAACAGAGTTACTAACTATGACAACTAAGGTCTCCCAACTATCCGAAAAAAGAACTCAAAAGCAACAAAGCTTACAACTCATCTTTAAGCACCATTTTCATTGTACTTAATTGATTCACAACACTTTGAAATTCATTCAAGTGATCGGCAACGGGGCAACCCTCTTTAAACTTCATACTCACAAGCTTTTTAATCAAGAAAACTTTGTTCCCGATGATCTTTTGTTCATATCTAGCCTCTAGCTTCTTCCATAACTCATGAGCATCGGTTTCATTAGACACACGATGAAAAACACTATCATCCAACCATTGCCTAATTGTCCAATAGCCTTTCTATGCAACTTTTATCAACCTTTATCATCCAGGTCTTTAGGCATAGCCGTTTCACCCTCCACGAGCTCATACAAATTCTTGCAATAAAGTATATCTTCCATTTTTTGTTTCCAAATCAACCAATTTGTATTTGTGAGCTTAATCATGGTACTAGAACAGAAGTGGCTCAATagatttggaggcctaaggcgaactcactaataataataataataaatacatttgaaaattatttaggagcctcaatgcatttatagctaAGAGTCTTTTGGGAGGCCTCAATACATTTATAGCTAAAAGTCTTTAGGCTTGGAGGCCTTAATGTTACATTTATATCTAAGAGTGTTTAGGCTTGGGGGCttcaatgcatttatagctaAGAATCTTTAGGccggagccttaggcgaccgcctcagtcgcctaagggttGAGCCAACCCTGTGCTAGAACAACTTCCATCTCAAACCATACAAGTTAACCGCAAGCCAtacaacctggctctgataccacttgtagaAAAAACACTACCTCACTTGGTGAGATCATAAACTTAACCAAATATGGCCAACTAAGTGTAAGTTTATCAATACAAAGTATATGGAAGCTAATCACCACAAATACCAATTCTAGGCAAGCAAAAtatatagaatgaattctaaGTGGCAAAATATCAAACAGATCAAAGGTATACACAAGAGACACATGATTTAATGTGGTTCGGCGTAAAGCCTACATCCATGAGTCATGCTCAGATCAAACTTCCACTATAATAAACAAATTACAATGGTTTCTACTCAAGTATCAGCATACATCACTTGAGCTAACACAACAAAGAGGAGAAAAATAAGGATTACCTCATGAGTTTAAACAAGCCAACTTCAACACCAAATCTTTCAAACAACTTGTTGGAAGAACCCCAATACACTCTTGAAAACACAACCTTCAATGAGTATCAATAGACATTGAAGTAGGACAAACAAGCTCATACCaaagagctctctctctctcttttctctcttatgTTTTTGTGCTTCTCTTTTTAAATCGAATTCCAGCATAAAGACTCACTTAAGTCTTCTAAACTTGGGCTTAAAATGGCTTAAAGAGCCCTTATGGGCTTGGACTAAAAGAAAAAAGCTCAAAccacataacaacatgaagatGGAGGTGAAAGGATTAAAGCAAAGTCGAGATCTACTTTCTTACACAATACTATTCCCAAAAAATGGAAATCCCAAAATAGATTTTGGAAATTACATCTGGAAGCTCTTTTATAGCTTGTACTAACATGTACTTACACTACTCTGATATGGAGGTTCTTTATGACTTTGCCAGCATTCTTGACATCCAAACAGAGTTGCCAACCTCACCGCCTCGTATTATACGGGAAGATTAgatgcttatatatatatatatatatatatatatatctcatcCCCTAGGTTACAGAGGTTTATAACTGAGGGTGCTCGCAAATTTTATATCTTTGCCTCATTTGGTGGTAGATTCAGAGGATATTCCTGGACGTAAACCAattggagaattttcaaagatGATTAAAAATAGGCGTCCTCTCTTGCATcaagaaaaagatagaaatgAGGCATCATAAAACTCATAGGAGGGATTGGAGAAGCTTTAATATTCAGGGAGCCGAGTCACAAATATAGAGATTGCATTTAGTAGAAAAGGAGCGGCTGATCCGGTCCTATGGTTGGAAAATAGGGTGCTGGTCCCTATGGTCTCCATGGCTGTCCCCACTCGAACCATAGTTTTCGAAGTAATGCTGGTAAAGAAGCAATGCTCAGTTCTAAAAGTAATATTTTCCAAACATACAGCGAGATGGTGCAACTTAGCAACTAATTACCAACGATTTAACTTGCAACAGATCAAGTACATGATATAAAAGACTCCTAATAGTCTTTTGTGATCTGAGTTTATTGTAGTAGGTATCCATCCGTAGCCGCGCAGTCAAGCAGAGCTTGTTCTAACAACCAAGACTGCTAATCGAACTTGCTTCACCAAGGGAGGAACCTGGAAGCCAGACTTCCAGATTTAAATACTGGAAAAGTGTTGTTCACACAGGTGAAACCCCCATCAACCATGAGGTTGAACCCGTTGACGTACTTGGCTTCATCGCTTGCCAGGTAGAGCACGGCGTCTGCTACATCATCTGCAAGCAGGTTCACGCCTTTCAAGTTTGCATGGCTTCCAATATAGGACAGAAATCCCTTCAACACAACCTTCCTCGTAACCCCAGGGAAGCGGGGTAGGGTGAGGCCTGATGGGACTGCGTATGGCGAGACACAGTTCACACGTATCCCGTGCTGCACCAGTTCTGGTGCCACGCTTCTGGTGAGCCCCAGCACTGCGTGCTTGGATCCCGTGTACCCGTGCGGACCCATCCCTCCAACCACGCTCGCATCGCTGGCCACCGAGACTATGGCGCCCTTCTTCTGAGGAACCATCACACGCGCCGCATGCTTCATTCCGAGGAGCACGCCATGCACGTTCACGTCGAACACCTTCTTGAATTCACCCAAATCCTGCTTGCGGATATCGGGCACGATTTCGCCGGTGATCCCAGCGTTGTTGACCATGACATCTATGCCGCCGTGCTTCTCGACGATGAGGTCGATGACACGGCGTACATCGTCCTCGGCGGTGACATCGCAGTGGAAGAAGCACGCCACGGGGTCGCCCCCTAGAGACTTGCAGAGATGATGGCCAGGGCCATCTTGGAGGTCGAGGACGCAAATCTTTGCTCCGTGCTTTCTGAAGAGCCTTGAGATGCTTTCGCCGATACCGGAAGCTCCACCTGTTACCACAGCGACCTTGCCTTCCAACCTTCAATTTTAAGCAGCAGTCAGAATCTTGGACAGGTGCAAGGGAGGGGAAggtaattatataattattagGATGgcaaaccaaaaataaaaaataacaaaacttcCTAACAGTGCTTGTACCCTCAAGATCTTAATCAGAACTTGCAAAATAAAGTTAAAATCTACATTGCTTGCTATAAAATTTCAATTTCTTGAGTAGGGTGGAGATGGAACGTTTTGAATTAACTTGCTGCATGCGTATTTTCATTTACTGAGTTGCAAAACAAAACTAAACAAAAAGGACATCAGACAAAATAGCTTAAAGCatgaaaaggaaaagagaagaaagaaaaaatagcgaTATCAACTGGATCGATTCCTTTTTCtgattcaatatatatatatatatgaaagttGATTTAACCAGTTACACATGACTAATAACTAGAAATCAGGAGAAATTAtaaaacatagatatgatggcTAAACTTTCTTCTCGTCTTCTCGACCAAGTGATCTTGGCTTGGTCTTGGTATCAACGCAATGGCAGGctcaagaaacaaaagaagatcGATCTGGTATTTTTTCAGTTAGTTCGAATACCtttgaggggaggaggagggacgAGAGTTAGAGCTGGCGGACATGGCCTCCTAATTCTCACAAGAGTACCGTCTAATGTTTTAGTTCCACTTGCTCATCACTAAACCGGGAATCTGGACTCGCTTATATCCAAAAGAAGAGAACGAGCAGAGCGACTTGGATTTGTCGGCGCCTCACAGATATGACTGGTTGGATACGCATTAACGTTTAGATAAGATTGTGGCAAATGCTGATGGGTGACCCGCAATTAATTACCGTCACGAGGGTGAGTGTTGCTTTAATTTCCGGTCCCTATCCCATCCACCCCCACATGAAATGTCCCACCCTTGCACATGCttcacaacaacaacaacaacaacaacaacaacaacaacaacaacaacaacaacaacaacaacaacaacaacaacaacaaaaaaaaaaaaaaaaaaaaaaaaaaaaaaacctaaccaAGCTTTGTAGAAGACTTTTTTCAGATCAAGAGCATCTTGGATCAGAATAGACGCCAAATATTTAGAAGATAATCTGTCCAGATCCAGAGCATGTTGGATTAGAATAGACTGTCGATTAATGAGATCAACTACTAGTATGACTTCACGTTCTCCCGGTCTCCCACCCCGGCCAACGCCAAAGTTTAATAACGTACCCAATAACAGATCCTCAACAGGGTAGCTCCGGTAACGGCTTGGATGCTGATGATAAACGGTAGTATAGCTTTTTAGGCTAAGCATATTTTCAGTGAGACAAACAAAACCGCAAAATGGATAGTTTTGTATGCGGCTAGTCATTTTGAAAGCACCCTGTGGGTAGTAACGGAGAGTTGCCTAGCACACTCagagatttattatttttctgattttattggatatatCCATACTAGAAATTTATGAATCATccgttttcagcaaaaaaaataatagatcctCAAAACATGTCAAGTATTTACGCATGCATGTACTCATCTTTGAACTATTATCTGTCattataagaaaaaaattattattattacacaATGTTAACTATTGTTTAACTTATTTGCATTGCTTGGTCCTTAAAAGATATGCTTTAAAATGGGAGGAAAAATGTTTGCGAGGGACCAATAATTAACCCACCGATTTTTAGTCGTCCAATTCTTATAGTGGTCTTATACTTATGACGcttgcataaaaaaatattaacataatataataatattaatttgttGTAATTATTATGATAGCGGGCTAAACTAAGTGAAGCACTCTATCTTGATGCTTAGAGGACCATTAGTCCTTGTAAGATGAACCATTATTCATTTCTTGGAAAAGTATGTGCACAGAGcatcaaaaattaaataaatagagaCTGCAGATTCTTCTCCATTCAAATGATGAATTGATAATATTTTGCAAAATTCATTGCCAATAACAACTATTTTTGGAATCTAGCATGGAGattcaaattaaaaatattttacttagaggaataaaaaaaaatgcaagatgatGCCTAGTACAGCTCACAGAATATAATGCTTAATAAACGATCATTTAGATTTTGTTATGCATCATATCAGAATAGGACTACTATGAACGGCAGCACATTCCAACAATAGCTATTTGTTTCCATTGCACAGTAGATTTAAAGCATTCCCAACTTTCGGCTATGCTCGCTTAGCTCAACTCGTAGGCTTATTCTCTCAACCTCGCCCATGCCTGACCCTATCCATTGAACTTATAAACCCTGTATCCTCATGACAACTATTAGCACTGCCACTGTTCAATGGGCAATTACTTAGCTTGGTCCACGCCTACACCAGGGCCTTCACCATTGTAATGTTTCCTTGATTAAAGTCGGCAGTTTTCATTTGGAACCAGGCATGCATATATATGCATTGCTACCTTAATATCTATGGCTCAAACTTTCTAAGATACCAATCTCATGCTTAGTTAGGTTGGCTGAATCTTGTATGCTGCTCTTGAAATTAAAACTCTAAATCTTTGCCTCGGCGAGTCAGTGCTCACGGTTTCATCTAGCTAAATTTAGTGTAAACTGGCTTCTGATCTAGTATTAAATTTGGATCTGAACCATATTATCCGGTAGCGTTGTCTTTTTcagtatttttgaaagaaagagagagataccTACCCACACTCAGATTTTACGTTAGAATCTTGCCGATGGGACCCGCCACAAAATTTATGACATGAATTCAGTCATCACCATGAATCTGCCGTAGTCATCCGAAATTTATTTGCCTGATAAGAAAATGACACGATGCTGCTCATACTTCTAAATAGGGATGGTAAAATATGATCCGACCCATCAATCCGATCCGTATTCGACCCAtcataaacagatttgggtttggcctaaacaggttcggatcgtaaacaggtcgacccgtttaacctgtttattaattgggtcggatacggattttagatgtctgacccgtttaaaccatttaacccgtttaactgttgggcaggttaaacaggtctaaacatgttaaacgggttaaacgggttaaacaggttaaacaggttaaacaggtctaaacaggtcggattgggcaggttaaacagattaggttgggcaggttaaacaggtctaaacaggttaaacgggtcaggttgggcaaacagattaaacaggtcggatcgggttgggtaaacaggttacctgtttattaaacaggt
The Phoenix dactylifera cultivar Barhee BC4 chromosome 3, palm_55x_up_171113_PBpolish2nd_filt_p, whole genome shotgun sequence DNA segment above includes these coding regions:
- the LOC103720728 gene encoding zerumbone synthase-like yields the protein MSASSNSRPSSSPQRLEGKVAVVTGGASGIGESISRLFRKHGAKICVLDLQDGPGHHLCKSLGGDPVACFFHCDVTAEDDVRRVIDLIVEKHGGIDVMVNNAGITGEIVPDIRKQDLGEFKKVFDVNVHGVLLGMKHAARVMVPQKKGAIVSVASDASVVGGMGPHGYTGSKHAVLGLTRSVAPELVQHGIRVNCVSPYAVPSGLTLPRFPGVTRKVVLKGFLSYIGSHANLKGVNLLADDVADAVLYLASDEAKYVNGFNLMVDGGFTCVNNTFPVFKSGSLASRFLPW